One Qipengyuania aurantiaca genomic region harbors:
- a CDS encoding monovalent cation:proton antiporter-2 (CPA2) family protein yields MTGFLILAFLILVAGVVAVPLASRFGLGSVLGYLLAGMAISPILLGLNVDVEALQVFAEFGVVMMLFIIGLEMEPKRLWAMRGKLLGLGGGQVLLTTLAITGIALIDQQPWQTALAIGMVLALSSTAIIVQTLTEKNLMKSEGGEASFSVLLVQDVAVIPILALLPLLAMPELYSSAAGHGEGGHGGLDLTASMPVWLAALSRIGAVAAVVAIGIYAIRPLFRYIAGANLRELFTAAALVVVIGIALLMSLVGLSPALGAFVAGVVLATSEYRHELESDINPFKGLLLGLFFITVGAGIDFLLAAEMWQDVVFWASVTIAAKFAVLFLVGWLYGLRKQALWLFALSLPQAGEFAFVLIPFAVGTAVLPQALADELLLIVALTMLVTPLLFILYDKVIAHAYCSDGEGRKADAIEEENEVIIAGRGRMGGIIDRMLQAAGYSTTVIDYDSKQLEIVRKFGFRTYFGDATRPDLLHSAGIEKAKLLVVALDERDQIDRLVQHVLKNYPHVHITARAIDRNHVYELWAYGCRDVIRETYDSSLRMGRSAFEALGMDRQQAMAARDAFEAMDRKFMPEVADLYRLDIPYHENEPLMEKVKELRGQWDPILREQMDDILERDG; encoded by the coding sequence GTGACCGGTTTCCTGATCCTCGCCTTCCTGATCCTGGTCGCCGGGGTGGTGGCGGTGCCGCTGGCGAGTCGCTTCGGGCTTGGGTCGGTGCTCGGCTATTTGCTCGCAGGAATGGCGATCAGCCCGATCTTGCTGGGCCTGAATGTCGACGTTGAGGCGCTGCAGGTCTTCGCCGAATTCGGCGTCGTGATGATGCTCTTCATCATCGGCCTCGAGATGGAACCCAAACGCCTCTGGGCTATGCGCGGCAAGCTGCTGGGGCTGGGCGGGGGGCAAGTCCTCCTCACCACGCTCGCCATCACCGGCATTGCGCTTATCGACCAGCAGCCGTGGCAGACGGCGCTCGCCATAGGCATGGTGTTGGCGCTCTCCTCGACTGCCATCATCGTCCAGACGCTTACCGAGAAGAACCTCATGAAGAGCGAGGGTGGAGAAGCCAGCTTCTCGGTCCTGCTGGTGCAGGATGTCGCGGTCATCCCGATACTCGCGCTGCTCCCCCTGCTCGCCATGCCCGAACTCTATAGCAGCGCGGCAGGTCATGGCGAGGGCGGCCACGGAGGTCTCGACCTGACTGCCAGCATGCCGGTCTGGCTGGCCGCACTCTCGCGCATCGGAGCCGTTGCGGCCGTGGTCGCCATCGGAATTTACGCCATCCGGCCTCTCTTCCGCTACATTGCAGGCGCGAACCTGCGCGAATTGTTCACCGCTGCTGCGTTGGTGGTCGTCATCGGAATTGCGCTGCTGATGAGCCTTGTCGGCCTCTCGCCCGCGCTCGGCGCTTTCGTGGCCGGCGTCGTCCTAGCGACAAGCGAATATCGCCATGAACTCGAAAGCGACATCAACCCTTTCAAGGGACTGCTGCTCGGCCTGTTCTTCATCACCGTCGGTGCCGGCATCGATTTCTTGCTGGCAGCGGAGATGTGGCAGGACGTCGTCTTCTGGGCGAGTGTAACCATTGCTGCGAAATTCGCCGTGCTTTTCCTCGTGGGCTGGCTCTACGGATTGCGCAAACAGGCCCTCTGGCTATTCGCGCTCAGCCTGCCGCAAGCGGGCGAGTTCGCGTTTGTCCTTATTCCCTTCGCGGTCGGCACAGCTGTCCTGCCGCAGGCGCTGGCCGATGAGTTGCTCCTCATCGTCGCGCTGACGATGCTGGTCACGCCGCTACTGTTCATCCTTTACGACAAGGTCATCGCACACGCCTATTGCTCCGACGGCGAAGGGCGCAAGGCCGATGCCATCGAGGAAGAAAACGAAGTCATTATCGCCGGGCGCGGGCGCATGGGCGGAATTATCGACCGTATGCTGCAAGCGGCGGGATATTCGACCACCGTCATCGACTATGACAGCAAGCAGCTTGAAATCGTGCGCAAATTCGGTTTCCGCACCTACTTCGGCGATGCGACCCGGCCCGACCTGCTGCATTCAGCCGGTATCGAGAAGGCGAAACTTCTGGTGGTGGCGCTGGACGAACGTGATCAGATCGATCGGCTCGTGCAGCATGTCCTGAAGAACTACCCGCACGTCCATATCACCGCACGTGCTATCGACCGAAACCATGTCTACGAGCTTTGGGCATACGGCTGCCGCGATGTCATCCGCGAAACCTACGACAGTAGCCTACGTATGGGCCGCTCTGCATTCGAGGCTCTGGGCATGGATCGCCAGCAAGCCATGGCCGCGCGCGACGCATTCGAGGCGATGGATCGCAAGTTCATGCCGGAAGTCGCAGACCTCTATCGCCTCGACATTCCCTATCACGAGAACGAGCCGCTGATGGAAAAGGTCAAGGAATTGCGCGGGCAATGGGACCCCATCCTGCGCGAGCAGATGGACGATATCCTCGAAAGAGATGGCTGA
- the rnr gene encoding ribonuclease R → MKKQNRTGRPQGLPSKEQIIEFIQSSDKPAGKREIAKAFGIKGQEKIALKKRLKDMAEEGLIDGKKTAFHKMGGLPKVTVLKVVEIDDGEPIAIPESWDPDAPNKPPRLVVKESKKLAALKRGDRFLGRTEERGKGWIAHPMKKLPARTEGLMGVVEMDGSGKPWLAPVDKRVRNSSPIGDLGEAKEGELVLAEPMGKSPRAKVKVVEVIGDPLAPKSFSLIAIAKHGIPHIFPPEALEEAQTVADLPLSEERREDLRDVPIVAIDPADARDHDDAIWAEPDGDGGYKAIVAIADVSFYVRPGGKLDREARKRGNSVYFPDRVVPMLPEILSADVCSLVENEDRAAMACHIRISPEGKVTKWRFTRAIVRLAANIAYEDAQKAIDDGSADETLKNLWGAWKLLFKARQARDPLDLELPERQVRLNDEGQIEEIAVRERLDAHRVVEDFMIAANVAAAKALEEKAAPVVYRVHETPSREKLVAFKEYLASQGKSFAMGQVITPGLFNRMLKDIVDPAEKALIMEAVLRSQTQAYYGPANAGHFGLALGSYAHFTSPIRRYADLLVHRALVDAYKLEQPKPKGAIPDASGLSDRDRTALGQITDAISQTERRAMEAERDTIDRYVAAWLSGRVGEVFDTRITGVQGFGFFATIENLGGDGLVPISTLGREYFRYDEGARELVGEDTGKTYAVGDRLKLRLAESNALTGALKFELPESEGGAPIEKRGERLQHKKKPLKKGKGAPRQKHAQGPRGRPGNIRHQGRKKK, encoded by the coding sequence ATGAAAAAACAGAACAGGACCGGGCGGCCGCAGGGGCTGCCCAGCAAAGAACAGATAATCGAATTCATCCAGAGCTCCGACAAGCCGGCCGGCAAGCGTGAAATCGCCAAGGCCTTCGGCATCAAGGGGCAGGAAAAGATCGCGCTGAAGAAGCGCCTCAAGGACATGGCCGAAGAAGGCCTGATCGACGGCAAGAAGACAGCCTTCCACAAGATGGGCGGCCTGCCGAAGGTGACCGTGCTCAAGGTCGTCGAGATCGACGATGGCGAGCCTATCGCGATTCCCGAAAGCTGGGACCCCGATGCCCCGAACAAGCCGCCCCGCCTGGTGGTCAAGGAAAGCAAGAAGCTCGCGGCGCTGAAGCGTGGCGACCGGTTCCTCGGCCGTACGGAAGAGCGCGGGAAGGGCTGGATCGCCCACCCGATGAAAAAGCTGCCTGCGCGCACCGAAGGGCTGATGGGCGTCGTCGAGATGGACGGCAGCGGCAAGCCCTGGCTGGCCCCGGTGGACAAGCGCGTGCGCAACTCCTCGCCCATCGGCGACCTCGGCGAAGCGAAGGAAGGCGAGCTGGTGCTGGCCGAACCCATGGGCAAGTCGCCCCGCGCGAAGGTCAAGGTGGTCGAGGTGATCGGCGACCCGCTGGCGCCCAAGAGCTTCAGCCTCATCGCCATCGCCAAGCACGGCATCCCGCACATCTTCCCGCCCGAAGCGCTGGAAGAGGCGCAGACCGTCGCCGATCTCCCGCTCAGCGAAGAGAGGCGCGAAGACCTGCGCGATGTGCCTATCGTCGCCATCGATCCCGCCGATGCGCGCGATCACGACGACGCGATTTGGGCCGAGCCTGACGGGGACGGGGGCTACAAGGCAATCGTCGCGATCGCCGACGTGTCCTTCTACGTCCGCCCCGGCGGCAAGCTCGACCGAGAGGCGCGAAAGCGCGGCAATTCAGTCTATTTCCCCGACCGCGTCGTGCCGATGCTGCCGGAAATCCTCTCCGCCGATGTCTGCTCGCTGGTCGAGAACGAAGACCGTGCGGCTATGGCCTGCCACATCCGCATCTCGCCTGAAGGCAAGGTGACGAAGTGGCGCTTCACCCGCGCCATCGTGCGGCTCGCGGCCAACATCGCCTATGAAGACGCGCAGAAAGCCATCGATGATGGCAGCGCGGACGAGACGCTCAAAAACCTCTGGGGCGCTTGGAAGCTGCTGTTCAAGGCACGCCAGGCGCGCGACCCGCTCGACCTTGAATTGCCCGAGCGGCAGGTGCGCCTCAACGACGAGGGCCAGATCGAGGAAATTGCCGTTCGCGAACGCCTCGATGCGCACCGCGTAGTGGAAGACTTCATGATTGCCGCCAATGTCGCGGCGGCCAAGGCGCTGGAGGAAAAGGCCGCGCCGGTCGTCTACCGCGTTCACGAGACGCCGAGCCGCGAAAAGCTGGTGGCGTTCAAGGAATATCTCGCCAGCCAGGGCAAGAGCTTCGCCATGGGGCAGGTTATCACGCCTGGCCTGTTCAACCGTATGCTCAAGGACATCGTCGATCCGGCGGAAAAGGCGCTGATCATGGAGGCGGTGCTGCGCAGCCAGACGCAGGCCTATTACGGGCCGGCGAATGCGGGGCACTTCGGCCTCGCGCTGGGCAGCTATGCGCATTTCACCTCGCCGATCCGTCGCTATGCCGACCTGCTTGTGCACCGCGCGCTGGTCGACGCTTACAAGCTCGAACAGCCCAAACCCAAGGGTGCCATTCCCGACGCATCCGGCCTCTCCGACCGCGACCGGACAGCGCTGGGCCAGATTACCGACGCCATCAGCCAGACCGAGCGCCGCGCGATGGAGGCCGAGCGCGATACCATCGATCGTTATGTGGCCGCATGGCTTTCGGGCCGCGTGGGCGAGGTCTTCGACACGCGGATCACCGGGGTTCAGGGCTTCGGCTTCTTCGCCACTATCGAAAACCTCGGCGGTGACGGGCTGGTCCCGATTTCCACGCTCGGCCGCGAATACTTCCGCTATGATGAAGGCGCGCGCGAGCTCGTGGGTGAGGATACCGGCAAGACCTACGCCGTTGGCGACCGTTTGAAGCTGAGGCTTGCCGAATCCAACGCGCTCACCGGGGCGCTCAAGTTCGAATTGCCCGAAAGCGAAGGAGGCGCGCCGATCGAGAAACGCGGCGAGCGCCTCCAGCACAAGAAGAAGCCGCTGAAGAAAGGCAAGGGCGCACCCCGCCAAAAGCACGCGCAGGGTCCGCGCGGGCGTCCGGGGAACATCCGCCACCAAGGGCGAAAAAAGAAGTAG
- a CDS encoding universal stress protein, with product MRIYLVVMDETEEAKQALRFASLRAMKTGGSVHILALVPQQTFNAFGGVQATIEQEARERAEVMANNAAGNIFGEMGKMPVIAVRPGSPAEVIGNYLEEHGSIAALVLGTAREGKNPLVGHFAAHAANLPCPLYLVPGNLGKEELDELA from the coding sequence ATGCGAATATACCTCGTCGTGATGGACGAAACGGAGGAGGCCAAGCAGGCCCTGCGCTTCGCCTCGCTGCGCGCGATGAAGACCGGCGGATCGGTGCACATCCTCGCGCTGGTGCCGCAGCAGACCTTCAACGCCTTCGGCGGCGTGCAGGCTACGATCGAGCAGGAAGCGCGCGAACGGGCCGAGGTCATGGCGAACAACGCGGCGGGCAATATCTTCGGCGAAATGGGCAAGATGCCGGTCATCGCCGTGCGCCCGGGATCGCCTGCCGAAGTGATCGGCAACTACCTGGAAGAACACGGCTCCATCGCCGCGCTGGTTCTGGGCACGGCGCGTGAGGGGAAGAACCCCCTCGTCGGCCACTTCGCCGCCCACGCCGCGAACCTGCCCTGCCCGCTCTACCTTGTCCCCGGAAACCTGGGCAAGGAAGAGCTGGACGAGCTCGCCTAA
- a CDS encoding pyruvate dehydrogenase complex dihydrolipoamide acetyltransferase translates to MPTPIKMPALSPTMEEGTLAKWLVKPGDTVSAGDIMAEIETDKATMEFEAVDEGTIASIMVDEGTEGVKVGTVIAMLAEEGEDLDEAAKAAPSGGEAKAEEAREEKVEQEEKRTEAPTPASAPAAAKSDDGTRIKASPLARRIAEQKGLDLSTITGSGPNGRIVKADVEDAKPGASPAKEAAAAPAPAKPATMGGDLDAPYEAQKLNNVRKVIARRLTEAKQTIPHIYLTVDVRLDALLKLRSELNKSLEADGIKLSVNDLLIKAQARALQRVPLCNVSFQGDELYQYTREDISVAVAAPSGLITPIIRDAGRKGLAQISTEMKELAGKARDGKLQPHEFQGGTASLSNLGMFGTKQFDAVINPPQAMILAVGAGEQRPHVIDGALGVATVMSATGSFDHRAIDGADGAQFMQAFQQLVENPMGLVV, encoded by the coding sequence ATGCCCACGCCGATCAAGATGCCCGCCCTTTCGCCCACCATGGAAGAGGGCACGCTCGCCAAATGGCTGGTGAAGCCGGGCGACACCGTTTCCGCCGGCGACATCATGGCCGAGATCGAAACCGACAAGGCGACGATGGAATTCGAAGCCGTGGACGAGGGTACGATCGCCTCGATCATGGTCGATGAAGGCACCGAGGGCGTGAAGGTCGGCACGGTCATCGCCATGCTCGCCGAAGAGGGCGAGGATCTGGACGAGGCGGCCAAGGCGGCTCCTTCGGGTGGCGAGGCGAAGGCCGAGGAAGCGCGCGAAGAAAAGGTCGAGCAGGAAGAGAAGCGCACCGAAGCTCCGACTCCCGCTTCGGCTCCAGCAGCTGCGAAGAGCGATGACGGCACGCGCATCAAGGCTTCGCCGCTTGCCCGACGCATTGCCGAGCAGAAGGGCCTCGATCTTTCGACCATCACCGGCTCGGGTCCCAATGGCCGCATCGTGAAGGCCGATGTCGAGGACGCGAAGCCCGGCGCTTCGCCTGCAAAGGAAGCCGCCGCCGCACCCGCGCCGGCTAAACCCGCCACCATGGGCGGCGATCTCGATGCGCCTTACGAAGCGCAAAAGCTCAACAACGTCCGCAAGGTCATCGCACGCCGCCTGACCGAGGCGAAGCAGACCATCCCACACATTTACCTTACCGTGGATGTACGCCTCGACGCGCTGCTCAAGCTGCGCAGCGAACTCAACAAGAGCCTCGAGGCGGATGGCATCAAGCTGTCGGTCAACGACCTCCTGATCAAGGCGCAGGCCCGCGCGCTGCAGCGCGTGCCGCTGTGCAATGTCAGCTTCCAGGGCGACGAGCTTTACCAGTACACCCGTGAGGATATCTCGGTCGCCGTCGCTGCGCCTTCGGGTCTGATCACGCCGATCATCCGCGATGCGGGCCGCAAGGGCCTCGCGCAGATCAGCACCGAGATGAAAGAGCTTGCGGGCAAGGCGCGCGACGGCAAGCTGCAGCCGCATGAATTCCAGGGCGGCACCGCCTCGCTCTCCAACCTCGGCATGTTCGGCACCAAGCAGTTCGACGCGGTGATCAACCCGCCGCAGGCGATGATCCTCGCGGTCGGAGCAGGCGAGCAGCGTCCGCACGTCATCGACGGCGCCCTGGGTGTAGCCACCGTGATGAGCGCCACCGGCAGCTTCGACCACCGCGCCATCGACGGCGCGGACGGCGCGCAGTTCATGCAAGCTTTCCAGCAGCTGGTCGAGAACCCGATGGGGCTGGTGGTCTGA
- the lpdA gene encoding dihydrolipoyl dehydrogenase yields MADTNYDVIVLGSGPGGYVAAIRCAQLGLKTAIVERELLGGICLNWGCIPTKALLRSAEILHYAQHAKDYGLKIAGAIEADLEAVVKRSRGVAKQLNQGVTHLMKKNKITVHMGEGTLTGPTSLTVKGEKGEEKLTAKHVIVATGARARDLPFAKADGKRVWTYRHAMTPPEMPKKLLVIGSGAIGIEFASFYNDMGCDVTVVEMLDRIVPVEDKYVSAFLEKSLTKQGMTIMTGAGVEALDVSDKGVKAKIKDSKGKVSETEFTHCITAIGIVPNTENIGLEKLAEMDRGFIQIDDYGRTKSKGLWAIGDCTPGPWLAHKASHEGVTTAEAIAKELGNKDVHPHPLDRGNIPGCTYCHPQIASVGLTEAKAKEAGYTVKAGTFPFIGNGKAIALGEAEGFVKTVFDAKTGELLGAHMVGAEVTEMIQGFVVGKTLETTEAELMNTVFPHPTISESMHESVLASYGRALHI; encoded by the coding sequence ATGGCTGACACCAATTACGACGTCATCGTTCTCGGCTCCGGACCCGGCGGCTATGTCGCGGCGATCCGCTGCGCGCAGTTGGGCCTGAAGACCGCCATCGTCGAACGCGAACTGCTCGGCGGCATCTGTCTCAACTGGGGCTGCATCCCGACCAAGGCGCTGCTGCGCTCGGCCGAGATCCTGCATTATGCCCAGCACGCCAAGGACTATGGCCTCAAGATCGCAGGCGCAATCGAGGCTGACCTCGAAGCGGTGGTGAAGCGCAGCCGCGGGGTGGCGAAGCAGCTCAACCAGGGCGTCACGCACCTGATGAAGAAGAACAAGATCACGGTGCATATGGGTGAGGGCACACTGACCGGCCCGACCAGCCTCACCGTGAAGGGCGAGAAGGGCGAGGAGAAACTTACCGCCAAGCACGTCATCGTCGCCACCGGCGCGCGTGCCCGCGACCTGCCGTTCGCCAAGGCCGACGGAAAGCGCGTGTGGACCTATCGCCACGCCATGACCCCGCCGGAAATGCCGAAGAAGCTGCTCGTGATCGGCTCGGGAGCAATCGGCATCGAGTTCGCCAGCTTCTACAACGACATGGGCTGCGACGTGACCGTGGTCGAAATGCTCGACCGCATCGTGCCGGTGGAAGACAAGTACGTCTCGGCCTTCCTCGAGAAAAGCCTGACGAAGCAGGGCATGACCATCATGACCGGCGCGGGCGTGGAAGCGCTCGATGTCTCCGACAAGGGCGTGAAGGCCAAGATAAAAGACAGCAAGGGCAAGGTTTCCGAGACCGAGTTCACCCACTGCATCACCGCCATCGGCATTGTCCCGAATACCGAGAACATCGGGCTTGAAAAGCTGGCCGAAATGGACCGCGGCTTCATCCAGATCGACGATTACGGCCGCACCAAGTCGAAGGGCCTCTGGGCCATCGGCGATTGCACGCCCGGCCCGTGGCTGGCGCACAAGGCGAGCCACGAGGGCGTCACCACTGCCGAGGCGATTGCCAAGGAACTCGGCAACAAGGACGTCCATCCGCATCCGCTCGACCGCGGCAACATTCCGGGCTGCACCTATTGCCATCCGCAGATCGCCAGCGTCGGCCTGACCGAGGCGAAGGCCAAGGAAGCGGGCTATACCGTCAAGGCGGGCACCTTCCCGTTCATCGGTAATGGCAAGGCCATCGCGCTGGGCGAGGCAGAAGGCTTCGTGAAGACCGTCTTCGATGCCAAGACCGGCGAACTGCTCGGCGCGCATATGGTCGGCGCGGAAGTGACCGAGATGATCCAGGGCTTCGTCGTCGGCAAGACACTGGAGACAACGGAAGCAGAACTGATGAACACCGTCTTCCCGCATCCCACCATTTCGGAATCCATGCACGAGAGCGTACTTGCGAGCTACGGGCGCGCGTTGCACATTTAG
- a CDS encoding acyl-CoA thioesterase produces the protein MDKRQPLIRVTAMPADTNPYGGVFGGWLMSQMALGAGSLASREGKGKAVVVSATDFAFPGAMQVGDELSVYCEIAATGNTSLTITAEAIARERNGEAETKVAQGIFKFVLLDEDNRPRAVNAAALSAND, from the coding sequence ATGGACAAACGCCAGCCCCTCATCCGTGTCACGGCCATGCCTGCCGACACCAACCCCTATGGCGGGGTGTTCGGCGGGTGGCTAATGAGCCAGATGGCGCTTGGCGCAGGCTCGCTCGCAAGCCGCGAGGGGAAGGGCAAGGCGGTGGTCGTCTCGGCAACCGATTTCGCCTTTCCCGGCGCGATGCAGGTGGGTGACGAACTCTCGGTCTATTGCGAGATCGCGGCGACCGGAAACACCTCGCTCACCATCACTGCCGAAGCCATCGCCCGCGAACGCAATGGCGAGGCCGAGACCAAGGTCGCGCAAGGAATATTCAAATTCGTCCTGCTGGACGAGGATAACAGGCCGCGCGCGGTGAACGCCGCCGCGCTTTCGGCAAACGATTAG
- a CDS encoding peroxiredoxin-like family protein has translation MLIPGQPVPELDLPLTIDARFELSKQDPEAFTMLVFYRGKHCPICKKYLIELGGKLSGFTGKGINVFAVSMDSPERAAVSHEEWDTGDVPLAHSMSEEKAREWGLYISEKREGSEEPDTFSEPGLFLVKPDGTLHFAVVQNAPFTRPDLDDLLSGLTYTLENDYPTRGTLT, from the coding sequence ATGCTCATCCCCGGACAGCCCGTCCCCGAACTCGATCTGCCGCTGACCATCGATGCCCGCTTCGAATTATCGAAGCAGGATCCCGAGGCCTTCACCATGCTGGTCTTCTATCGCGGCAAGCATTGCCCGATCTGCAAGAAATACCTCATCGAACTCGGCGGCAAGCTTTCGGGCTTCACCGGCAAGGGCATCAATGTCTTCGCCGTGTCGATGGACAGCCCCGAACGCGCCGCGGTTTCCCATGAGGAATGGGATACGGGAGACGTACCGCTCGCGCATTCGATGAGCGAGGAGAAGGCCCGCGAATGGGGCCTCTACATTTCCGAAAAGCGCGAGGGCAGTGAAGAGCCCGATACTTTCAGCGAACCGGGCCTGTTCCTGGTGAAGCCCGACGGGACGCTGCATTTCGCCGTGGTCCAGAATGCTCCGTTCACGCGCCCCGATCTCGACGACCTGCTGAGCGGCCTGACCTATACGCTGGAAAACGATTACCCGACGCGCGGCACGCTGACCTGA